The proteins below are encoded in one region of Sporosarcina sp. FSL K6-1508:
- a CDS encoding solute symporter family protein yields the protein MDNIISILIFVAVIALTLGITYWAAKQTATASDFYTAGGSLTGWQNGMAIAGDYLSAASFLGIAGAIALSGFDGFYYSIGFLVAYLVVLFLIAEPLRNLGKFTMADMIGSRFGAKKVRGAAALNTITIVLFYMLAQLVGAGALIKLLLGIDYWVAVLIVGVMMTIYVLFGGMTATSWVQIVKAILLMVGTIIISFLVLLKFNFNFIGMFDAMRTATPHGDAFLHSGIIYKDPIGLISVLIALVLGTAGLPHILMRFFTVKDAKTARSSVIYAVWIIGIFYVLTIFLGFGAAKFVGVDAIIAENAAGNMAAPMLAGVLGGSALESFVAAVAFATILAVVAGLVLSGASAIAHDIYGEIIKKGKVTEKQQVNAARYAAIAVAVVSIILALGAEKLNVAFLVSLAFCIAASANVPTILFTIYWKKFNTTGAVASMLTGLIVALVLVALSPSVINPIEGAAFFVGQPIFPYANPAIISVPAGFLAAIIGTLVSSKKHEADEVSYAEVRFKAETGYRELER from the coding sequence TTGGATAATATCATATCAATATTAATTTTCGTTGCAGTAATTGCACTAACACTTGGAATTACATACTGGGCTGCAAAACAAACAGCAACTGCGAGTGATTTTTACACTGCTGGAGGGTCATTAACCGGTTGGCAAAACGGAATGGCAATCGCTGGGGACTACTTGTCTGCTGCGTCATTCCTTGGAATTGCAGGGGCAATTGCCTTAAGTGGTTTTGATGGTTTCTACTATAGTATAGGTTTTTTAGTAGCTTATCTGGTAGTTTTATTTCTAATCGCTGAGCCCCTTCGTAATCTCGGGAAATTTACTATGGCCGATATGATTGGATCACGTTTCGGAGCAAAAAAAGTCCGAGGCGCGGCGGCATTAAATACAATAACGATTGTTTTATTTTACATGCTTGCCCAGCTTGTAGGTGCTGGGGCACTTATTAAATTACTTCTCGGAATCGACTATTGGGTCGCAGTACTCATCGTAGGTGTCATGATGACAATCTATGTATTATTCGGCGGTATGACTGCAACAAGTTGGGTTCAAATTGTTAAAGCAATCTTGCTTATGGTAGGAACCATTATTATTTCGTTCCTCGTTCTATTAAAGTTTAATTTCAACTTTATTGGTATGTTTGATGCCATGAGGACGGCAACGCCCCATGGTGACGCCTTCTTGCATTCTGGAATAATTTATAAAGATCCGATTGGTCTAATATCCGTTCTAATTGCACTCGTTTTAGGTACAGCTGGATTGCCGCATATCTTAATGCGTTTCTTTACTGTAAAAGATGCAAAAACAGCTAGGTCTTCTGTTATTTACGCGGTTTGGATTATTGGGATATTCTACGTTCTAACCATTTTCCTCGGATTCGGTGCAGCTAAATTTGTTGGCGTGGATGCGATTATTGCTGAAAATGCTGCCGGGAACATGGCCGCCCCAATGCTCGCGGGTGTGTTAGGCGGTTCAGCATTAGAGTCATTTGTTGCAGCTGTTGCATTTGCAACTATTCTTGCAGTTGTTGCCGGACTAGTATTATCAGGTGCATCAGCAATTGCACATGATATTTATGGAGAAATTATAAAAAAAGGAAAAGTAACAGAGAAACAGCAAGTAAATGCTGCAAGATATGCTGCAATTGCTGTTGCGGTTGTCTCTATTATTTTAGCACTCGGTGCGGAAAAATTGAATGTCGCGTTTCTTGTGTCACTCGCATTCTGTATCGCCGCCTCTGCGAATGTCCCTACAATTCTCTTTACGATTTATTGGAAAAAATTCAATACAACAGGCGCAGTCGCTTCAATGTTAACCGGCTTAATTGTCGCACTTGTTCTTGTTGCATTAAGCCCGAGTGTTATTAATCCTATAGAAGGAGCAGCGTTCTTTGTTGGGCAGCCGATTTTCCCGTATGCGAATCCCGCAATTATTTCAGTTCCAGCAGGATTCCTAGCAGCAATTATTGGTACACTCGTTTCATCTAAGAAACATGAAGCCGATGAGGTTTCTTATGCCGAAGTAAGGTTTAAAGCAGAAACAGGTTACAGAGAGCTTGAGCGTTAA
- a CDS encoding DUF485 domain-containing protein, with protein sequence MSKSSKKGQVKMELDYEKIINTPEFKSLIKRKRNFSTPYIIFFFVAFFTLPILTGYTTILENRAIGWMTWTWVYSLLMFVMVWLLTSIYMNKAKSFDKDVEEILKKNVFK encoded by the coding sequence GTGAGTAAAAGTTCAAAAAAAGGCCAAGTGAAAATGGAATTGGATTATGAAAAAATTATCAACACTCCGGAATTTAAAAGTTTAATAAAGCGGAAAAGAAACTTCTCTACCCCATACATTATTTTCTTTTTTGTTGCCTTTTTTACATTACCCATTCTGACAGGATACACAACCATACTTGAGAACCGAGCCATCGGTTGGATGACTTGGACATGGGTGTATTCATTATTAATGTTCGTAATGGTATGGCTATTAACATCCATCTATATGAATAAAGCGAAAAGCTTCGATAAAGATGTGGAAGAAATTTTGAAAAAAAATGTTTTTAAATAA
- a CDS encoding alpha/beta fold hydrolase, with protein MILHTTIVGNGGPIVFLHTGLQTGSTDFEYQREHFKENYKVIMPDLRGHGKSKVDQIDILHFFENSVVDLVDTLNHLEVKKAHIVGASLGALVGLVFIKRYPDRVKSLTLSGVTSEKPSNWAELQRVDASMQMAILENEDAVNYFNGIHLSDWQSFIRTSQEHDWYPFEETSEVSSIQCPALIIVGEDKKHEVIGALKYQAMNELFHVAIVPFASHLVHSEQPEIYTAILDKFLDSIANRDR; from the coding sequence TTGATTTTACACACAACGATTGTAGGAAATGGCGGGCCGATTGTATTTCTTCACACAGGCTTGCAAACCGGGAGTACTGATTTCGAATACCAAAGGGAACATTTCAAAGAGAATTACAAAGTCATCATGCCAGACTTACGGGGCCATGGAAAATCTAAAGTGGATCAAATAGATATTCTACACTTCTTCGAAAATTCAGTAGTTGATTTAGTTGATACTCTCAATCATCTAGAAGTCAAAAAAGCCCATATCGTAGGTGCCTCTCTGGGAGCACTCGTGGGCTTGGTATTCATAAAGAGATACCCAGACAGAGTTAAGAGTTTGACGCTATCAGGCGTAACTTCTGAAAAACCATCTAATTGGGCTGAGTTACAACGTGTTGATGCTAGCATGCAAATGGCGATTCTGGAAAATGAAGACGCCGTAAATTATTTCAATGGAATACATTTATCCGACTGGCAAAGTTTTATCAGAACCTCCCAAGAGCATGATTGGTATCCATTCGAAGAAACAAGCGAAGTTTCAAGTATTCAATGCCCGGCTTTAATTATAGTAGGAGAAGATAAGAAACATGAAGTAATTGGGGCATTAAAATATCAAGCAATGAATGAGCTGTTCCATGTAGCAATTGTTCCATTTGCCTCTCATTTAGTTCATAGTGAACAGCCCGAAATCTACACTGCAATTTTGGATAAATTCCTTGACTCTATTGCAAATAGAGACCGCTAA
- a CDS encoding S-layer homology domain-containing protein, with protein sequence MKKIRTLFFALALTVALPMSATIVLAANEAEGQAVKSEDITTVVKFTDIPNSHWAKNEVMQLVEMGIMKGYGDMQFRPDVAITVGEAAQSFTKVGYESLIKDVASNSLGMDEPLTRQQMESALIRAFNLQGSELIDWPSLTSLDKGSVGIVPKYGTMPGTENGLFNPETTVDRATFAVVLHQGLVENGNIETIKKYALTNLKLSPNFIRIPSTVHLMKVSFDEHPIYLRSAEDILFTNHTRIDNTFSRDNIYTYNVGEQGAIIELTVRSFDNGDYFLFSKINNPTESAVTVDVIQKENEVASFELNRYDRYKIKRNEEDVFGSDTTSYPTGLLRFVKQDGSVKERMVGQSYLSKQLSLEYEDEGYSYMRQLLGEKEALSYAQVGSTLLSVHTLNSKGDDIVDQWYMNADGQLFANEENMESWMQESAKYYKKRNNWYTAGGAFNKMATTTEPMPDNGQGYGRNLLLLKEDRALVLYNEQEDRYFENLIYNSFVNLKNFKGDKEYWETEVTSTYLKDLYDITAPFIDTRFNEQIALFYYNSGADFGIKNAKEPLRNYADLLVSQKSKGNVIPVNDKSYYISDYFPIAQEVTTHASMNHVLGGMNILLMAYNEFHDQKYLDAARAVQTAIVAEKDDWLRDSGDIWYRISPLGDYKGDDYKHLTLEDLLNSYKLWKDIDPTYLPLLEEMIASKASFLSNEKLGYTTKIKNGLRDIDLLKYLPEGEERTDAL encoded by the coding sequence ATGAAGAAAATACGCACACTGTTTTTCGCTCTAGCATTGACAGTAGCTTTGCCAATGTCAGCTACGATTGTATTAGCAGCTAACGAGGCAGAAGGTCAAGCTGTTAAGTCAGAAGACATCACGACTGTCGTGAAGTTTACGGATATTCCAAATAGCCACTGGGCGAAAAATGAAGTTATGCAACTTGTAGAAATGGGTATCATGAAGGGTTACGGCGATATGCAGTTTCGACCTGACGTAGCAATAACTGTTGGGGAGGCTGCACAATCTTTTACAAAAGTGGGATATGAATCCTTAATCAAAGACGTGGCAAGCAATTCGCTTGGGATGGATGAACCTCTAACACGTCAGCAAATGGAGTCGGCATTAATACGCGCATTCAATTTGCAAGGTAGTGAACTAATCGATTGGCCAAGCCTTACTTCATTGGATAAAGGGAGTGTTGGTATAGTTCCCAAATACGGAACGATGCCAGGCACAGAGAATGGTCTGTTCAATCCAGAAACAACGGTCGACCGTGCTACTTTTGCGGTGGTTCTGCATCAAGGACTTGTAGAAAATGGTAACATTGAAACCATCAAAAAGTATGCGTTAACTAATTTAAAGCTGTCGCCTAATTTTATTCGAATTCCCTCTACTGTTCATTTAATGAAGGTGTCATTTGATGAACATCCGATTTACTTAAGATCAGCAGAGGATATCCTTTTCACGAATCATACGAGAATTGATAATACGTTTTCACGAGATAATATTTACACATATAATGTCGGAGAACAAGGTGCAATAATAGAGCTAACGGTGCGTTCTTTTGATAATGGGGATTACTTCTTGTTTTCGAAAATTAACAATCCTACTGAATCTGCTGTAACGGTTGATGTTATTCAAAAAGAAAATGAAGTTGCTTCATTTGAGTTAAACCGTTATGACCGCTACAAGATTAAACGTAATGAAGAAGATGTCTTTGGCAGTGACACAACGTCCTATCCAACAGGCTTACTGCGTTTTGTAAAGCAAGACGGGTCAGTGAAAGAGCGGATGGTCGGACAGTCATATTTATCGAAGCAATTGTCATTGGAGTATGAGGATGAGGGTTACAGCTACATGCGTCAATTACTAGGTGAAAAAGAAGCATTATCGTATGCCCAAGTTGGCTCTACTCTACTATCCGTTCATACGTTGAATTCAAAAGGCGATGACATCGTAGATCAATGGTATATGAATGCGGATGGTCAATTGTTTGCAAATGAAGAGAATATGGAGAGCTGGATGCAGGAGTCAGCCAAGTATTATAAAAAACGTAATAATTGGTATACTGCGGGTGGTGCATTCAATAAAATGGCGACAACGACAGAACCAATGCCTGATAATGGGCAAGGCTATGGAAGAAACTTGCTTCTATTAAAAGAAGATCGAGCGCTGGTATTATATAATGAGCAAGAAGATCGTTATTTTGAGAACTTAATTTACAACTCCTTTGTTAATTTGAAGAATTTCAAAGGCGACAAAGAGTACTGGGAAACAGAAGTCACAAGCACCTATTTGAAAGATCTATACGACATTACTGCTCCATTCATTGATACACGTTTTAATGAGCAAATTGCGTTGTTCTACTATAATAGTGGTGCCGATTTTGGAATCAAAAATGCGAAAGAACCGCTACGTAATTATGCGGACTTACTTGTTTCGCAAAAAAGTAAAGGAAATGTTATCCCTGTGAATGACAAATCCTATTACATTTCAGATTACTTCCCAATTGCACAGGAAGTGACGACGCATGCTTCTATGAATCACGTGTTGGGCGGTATGAACATTTTACTCATGGCCTACAATGAGTTCCATGATCAGAAATATTTAGATGCTGCTAGAGCTGTTCAAACAGCGATTGTAGCGGAAAAAGATGATTGGCTTCGTGATAGCGGCGATATTTGGTACCGTATTTCTCCACTGGGTGATTATAAAGGCGATGATTACAAGCATCTGACTTTAGAGGATTTATTAAATTCGTACAAACTTTGGAAAGATATTGATCCGACGTATTTGCCTTTGCTAGAAGAAATGATCGCTTCAAAAGCATCATTTTTATCGAATGAAAAGCTTGGCTACACAACCAAAATAAAGAATGGTTTACGTGATATCGACTTATTGAAGTATCTTCCAGAGGGTGAAGAACGAACGGACGCATTATAA
- a CDS encoding acetylornithine deacetylase — protein MEKRISSLVDERQEELLRLLGDLVRFPTVSPPARNTAGVQKYIQDFLEQEKFETASWDVFSGDPNVIGIKKGTDGTLHNSLIINGHIDVAEVGDETEWTVPVFDLTTKDGFAYGRGTSDMKGAVAATLMAVKLVRELGVELKGDLQIQTVIGEEAGEAGTLSCMEKGYTADFALVVDGSDRQIHGQGGVITGWITIKSKEVFHDAMRMSMLHAGGNVKGASAIEKMMKVIAGLQDLERHWAVTKQYPGFAPGMNTINPAVIEGGRHAAFVADECRLWITVHFYPNETYQSVVNEIEDHLNHVAKADPWLRENPIQYRWGGKSMIEERGEIFPALEMNADHAAVQLLADCHEQTEKSPVVIGMSRTVTDAGWLGEAGIPTVIYGPGKLEEAHSVDEKISIDELLTFTKTLMLFIIEWCNMKK, from the coding sequence ATGGAAAAGAGAATCAGTAGCTTGGTTGATGAACGTCAAGAGGAGTTGTTGCGATTGCTTGGAGATCTGGTCCGATTTCCAACTGTCAGTCCGCCTGCAAGAAATACAGCTGGCGTGCAGAAGTATATTCAAGACTTTTTAGAACAAGAGAAGTTCGAAACGGCTAGTTGGGATGTGTTTTCTGGCGATCCAAATGTTATAGGCATTAAAAAAGGAACAGATGGCACTCTGCATAATAGCTTAATCATTAATGGTCATATAGACGTTGCGGAAGTGGGGGATGAAACAGAGTGGACTGTGCCTGTCTTTGATCTGACGACGAAAGATGGCTTTGCATATGGACGGGGAACTTCTGATATGAAAGGTGCAGTGGCGGCGACTTTAATGGCCGTTAAATTAGTAAGGGAATTGGGTGTTGAACTTAAAGGCGATTTGCAAATCCAGACGGTCATTGGGGAGGAAGCAGGAGAAGCTGGAACACTTTCGTGTATGGAAAAAGGCTATACGGCAGACTTCGCGCTTGTAGTAGATGGCAGTGATCGTCAAATTCATGGTCAGGGTGGTGTAATAACCGGCTGGATAACAATCAAAAGTAAGGAAGTTTTCCATGATGCGATGAGGATGAGTATGCTCCATGCAGGTGGTAACGTCAAGGGGGCCAGTGCGATCGAGAAGATGATGAAAGTGATTGCTGGACTGCAAGACTTGGAACGTCACTGGGCCGTGACAAAACAGTATCCGGGGTTTGCACCGGGTATGAATACTATCAACCCGGCAGTTATAGAAGGTGGAAGACATGCGGCTTTTGTTGCGGATGAATGCCGACTTTGGATCACTGTTCACTTTTATCCGAATGAAACGTATCAATCTGTGGTGAATGAAATTGAAGATCACCTTAACCATGTAGCCAAAGCGGATCCATGGCTGCGAGAAAATCCGATTCAATATCGCTGGGGCGGAAAATCGATGATTGAAGAGCGAGGAGAAATATTCCCGGCGCTGGAAATGAACGCGGATCATGCAGCTGTTCAACTGCTTGCAGATTGTCATGAGCAAACCGAAAAAAGTCCTGTAGTCATCGGTATGTCGAGAACAGTAACAGACGCGGGATGGTTAGGTGAGGCAGGAATTCCAACAGTTATCTATGGACCCGGGAAGTTGGAAGAAGCTCATTCTGTCGATGAAAAGATAAGCATCGATGAGTTACTAACTTTTACCAAGACGCTTATGCTCTTTATAATTGAATGGTGTAATATGAAAAAATAA
- a CDS encoding polysaccharide deacetylase family protein, translated as MKNTFLILFVLLSGSVLFFLGNSKSLPIPSDLITTMAIPTTVENEDLLSKIQSYALANDIKPIDATVDKIWKAIPGYNGLVIDSKASYQSMLAGNDFDVKKLVYKEVSPQVHLENLPPSPIYKGNPEKPMVALLINVAWGDEYIPDILATLNDSNVKATFFFDGSWVKKNPDLTSMINLEGHEIGNHAYSHPDLKQRSREETIVELTKTNDVIEETLGMKPKWFAPPSGSFNQETILVANELGMKTILWTVDTVDWKKPATTEMVNRVLTGVGNGSMVLMHPTKPTSEGLKSMIDGMKDKGYQLGTVSDLMSEKRIDAFE; from the coding sequence ATCAGATCTTATAACGACAATGGCAATTCCGACAACTGTTGAAAATGAAGACTTACTCAGCAAAATTCAATCCTATGCATTGGCGAATGATATAAAACCAATTGATGCGACTGTTGATAAGATATGGAAAGCTATTCCAGGCTATAACGGATTAGTAATTGATAGCAAAGCAAGTTATCAAAGTATGTTGGCTGGCAATGATTTTGATGTGAAAAAACTTGTTTATAAAGAGGTTTCACCACAAGTTCATTTGGAAAATCTGCCCCCATCTCCTATTTATAAAGGTAATCCAGAAAAACCTATGGTCGCGTTATTAATCAATGTTGCGTGGGGCGACGAATACATCCCAGACATCCTGGCAACTTTGAATGATTCTAACGTCAAGGCTACATTCTTTTTTGACGGCAGTTGGGTTAAAAAGAACCCTGATTTAACTTCCATGATTAACTTGGAGGGGCATGAAATTGGAAACCATGCCTACAGTCATCCTGATCTTAAACAGCGTTCTAGGGAGGAGACAATCGTTGAATTGACAAAAACGAATGATGTCATTGAAGAAACACTTGGCATGAAGCCGAAGTGGTTTGCCCCACCGAGCGGAAGCTTTAATCAGGAAACAATTCTTGTTGCTAATGAACTCGGTATGAAAACCATTCTTTGGACGGTCGACACGGTTGACTGGAAAAAGCCAGCGACAACGGAAATGGTAAATCGCGTTTTGACAGGTGTGGGAAATGGCTCAATGGTTCTTATGCATCCTACAAAACCCACGTCTGAGGGATTAAAATCGATGATAGATGGCATGAAAGACAAAGGATACCAACTAGGTACCGTTAGTGATTTAATGAGTGAAAAACGGATTGACGCGTTTGAATAA